A single region of the Stigmatopora argus isolate UIUO_Sarg chromosome 6, RoL_Sarg_1.0, whole genome shotgun sequence genome encodes:
- the glt8d1 gene encoding glycosyltransferase 8 domain-containing protein 1, with protein sequence MKKVNVVILVLLAVAFLIIIQRNLLSLSDFLHKEITHTGAILPFEAELSPDLRVEMERQGDEISVVMTAAEERLGAAVAAMHSIYQNTKANVVFTIVTLNDTVEHLKAWLSVPQLKSIKYKMVLFKTEMLIGKIPKNHQMMDATKPLTFARYYLPLYLPEVEKAIYLDDDVIVQGDIKELYETSIKPGHAAAFSDDCDSASTKGIIRGAGTQNNYIGFLDFKKEAIRHLGMRANTCSFNPGVIVANLTEWRNVNITGQLEHWMELNTREDLYSKTLAESITAPPLLIVFYKRHSALDPLWHVRHLGVTGAGNRFSPQFVKAAKLLHWNGHYKPWGRTSSFLDVWDRWFIADPMEKFHPVRRHTGEKLD encoded by the exons ATGAAGAAAG TAAACGTGGTCATTCTTGTGCTACTTGCTGTGGCTTTCCTCATCATAATTCAACGGAATCTCCTCAGCCTCAGTGACTTTTTGCACAAAGAAATCACAC ATACTGGGGCCATTCTTCCCTTTGAGGCAGAATTGTCTCCTGACCTCCGAGTAGAAATGGAGAGACAAGGCGACGAGATCTCTGTGGTCATGACTGCTGCTGAGGAGAGGCTTGGTGCTGCAGTGGCTGCCATGCACAGCATCTATCAGAACACTAAAGCCAATGTTGTTTTCACCATTGTCACCCTGAACGACACAGTAGAGCATCTAAA GGCGTGGTTGAGTGTTCCACAACTAAAAAGCATCAAATATAAAATGGTTCTTTTCAAGACTGAGATGCTGATTGGCAAGATACCAAAAAATCATCAGATGATGGATGCAACCAAACCG CTTACCTTTGCTAGGTATTATCTGCCATTATACCTGCCCGAAGTGGAGAAAGCCATCTATTTGGATGATGATGTCATTGTGCAAG GAGATATCAAAGAGCTTTATGAAACAAGTATAAAACCTGGACATGCAGCGGCCTTCTCTGATGACTGTGATTCAGCATCTACCAAGGGTATTATTCGTGGGGCTGGAACTCAG AACAACTATATAGGTTTCCTGGACTTTAAAAAAGAGGCTATCAGACACCTAGGGATGAGGGCCAACACCTGCTCGTTCAACCCTGGAGTCATCGTCGCCAATCTGACTGAGTGGAGGAACGTGAACATCACTGGTCAGCTGGAACACTGGATGGAACTTAACACACG AGAAGATCTGTACAGCAAGACATTGGCTGAGAGTATCACCGCCCCTCCACTCCTCATCGTTTTTTACAAGCGCCACTCTGCACTTGACCCTTTGTGGCATGTTAGGCATCTGG gtgttaCGGGTGCTGGAAACCGCTTCTCACCCCAGTTTGTCAAAGCAGCTAAGCTCCTTCACTGGAATGGACACTATAAGCCTTGGGGCAGGACATCCTCCTTTCTGGATGTGTGGGATAGGTGGTTCATTGCAGATCCCATGGAAAAGTTTCATCCAGTGCGGAGGCACACTGGAGAAAAATTGGactga
- the gnl3 gene encoding guanine nucleotide-binding protein-like 3, producing MKRPKLKKASKRLSCARRYKIQKKVREHNRKLKKEAKKKGVTKRSKKDPGVPSSAPFKEEVLRQAEQRRLQIEEEQERQKQAARDERAKKRKLEKESASKKEPKAKKAREVKTVKRPEKENAVEKNTNRFLCAELNKVIDASDVVLEVLDARDPLGCRCPQLEEAVLKREGNKKLLFVLNKIDLVPRANAEQWMQRLQQEFPVVAFKAAQYEKKAKRRGGIKPSNEIIYNTRAATCCGGKFLTELLTNFAAGREANSRLRVGIVGFPNVGKSSLINSLKESSACIAGRKRGMTKCMQEVQIPPNVNLVDSPGIQACPSNPAAAIALKGMQPMDSPEAMIDAVSVLLKKCNKKQIILQYNVADYRNSGEFLTMLAKKHNLLKKGDVPDTMEAASMFLDDWTGPKMSYHCKVTHKHSLPPYVTGSIVKKMWGSLNRAKLSAGNKKTMDGVRFTTPSNSINFMSHGPTTGLLAVDNLPEEKASVLATVEEVVEAEDNQQLMQKDEENEPEKVSSEEKTKNVHFKLVPNNTSTSTVETDDVYDFNAYFK from the exons ATGAAACGACCAA AGCTAAAAAAGGCGAGTAAGCGATTGTCATGTGCTCGACGGTACAAAATCCAAAAGAAG GTCAGAGAACACAATAGGAAGCTTAAAAAAGAGGCCAAGAAGAAAGGAGTGACAAAACGAAGCAAGAAAGATCCAGGAGTGCCCAGTAGTGCGCCATTTAAAGAGGAAGTTTTGCGACAGGCCGAACAAAGGAGACTGCAG ATAGAGGAGGAACAAGAGAGACAAAAACAAGCTGCAAGAGATGAGCGTGCCAAGAAGAGGAAACTGGAAAAGGAGTCTGCAAGTAAAAAAGAACCTAAAGCGAAAAAAGCTCGTGAG GTTAAGACTGTAAAGCGTCCAGAAAAAGAGAATGCAGTAGAAAAGAACACTAACAGGTTTCTTTGTGCTGAACTAAACAAG GTAATTGATGCATCGGATGTTGTATTAGAGGTGCTGGATGCTCGCGATCCCCTGGGGTGCAGGTGTCCGCAGCTGGAGGAGGCGGTGCTGAAGAGGGAGGGCAACAAGAAActactttttgttttaaacaaaatag ATTTGGTACCAAGAGCCAATGCAGAACAATGGATGCAGCGATTACAGCAGGAGTTTCCTGTTGTAGCCTTCAAGGCAgctcaatatgaaaaaaag GCAAAGAGGAGGGGTGGGATAAAGCCCTCCAATGAAATCATTTACAATACCAGAGCAGCAACCTGCTGCGGAGGAAAATTTCTCACTGAGCTACTCACAAATTTCGCTGCGGGCAGGGAGGCCAACTCCCGTCTTCGGGTGGGCATTGTTG GTTTTCCCAATGTGGGAAAGAGCAGCCTGATCAACAGTCTGAAGGAAAGTTCCGCATGCATTGCTGGGAGGAAGAGAGGCATGACAAA ATGCATGCAGGAAGTGCAGATCCCGCCAAATGTGAATCTTGTCGATAGTCCAGGAATACAGGCCTGCCCGTCTAACCCAGCAGCCGCTATCGCTCTAAAGGGCATGCAACCAATGGACAGCCCCGAGGCTATGATAGATGCTGTCTCGGTTCTGCTCAAAAAGTGCAACAAGAAACAG ATCATCCTCCAATACAATGTCGCAGACTACAGAAACTCGGGGGAGTTTCTAACCATGTTGGCCAAAAAGCACAATCTTTTGAAAAAAGGTGATGTCCCGGACACAATGGAGGCCGCCTCAATGTTTCTGGATGATTGGACAGG ACCCAAGATGAGCTACCACTGCAAGGTAACCCACAAACACAGCCTCCCTCCTTATGTGACAGGCAGCATTGTCAAAAAGATGTGGGGGAGCTTGAATCGTGCCAAACTCAGTGCTGGCAATAAAAAGACAATGGACG GTGTAAGATTTACTACCCCGTCCAACAGTATCAACTTTATGTCACACGGCCCTACAACGGGTCTGCTTGCAGTCGATAATCTCCCTGAGGAAAAAGCTAGCGTTTTAGCCACAGTTGAAGAGGTGGTGGAGGCAGAGGACAACCAACAG TTAATGcaaaaagatgaagaaaatgaACCTGAGAAAGTTTCATCCGAAG aaaaaactaaaaatgtacaCTTCAAGTTGGTGCCCAACAACACCAGTACCTCCACAGTGGAAACAGATGACGTCTATGACTTTAACGCTTACTTTAAATGA
- the LOC144075255 gene encoding uncharacterized protein LOC144075255 has translation MTKLQFLNVFLTERLMLAAQEIYKSVEDTILEYQEEIAIRERENDHLRRRLRDAGIEIWPDRPSLPMLEEEDGNHPRREWSPSMGHQERIPIQIKDKGDIRVSHEELHNHGSCSTSENMFSPPRVANEYVQDGPHTSALPSSQGVENREQDPGSRGSLRHVKAESGVNHRGPVSSNNGGQPLAPVNPNCSNENNIDIIGVENGGQMVGTKGNGTVANRGQASHMRNQGNNVMECPHQKSPLPGHVSSFCCKVCGEAFSHVGHLHVHVQVHTREKPYRCGVCGKCCSSSGRLQEHQRSHTGEKPFRCQICGKGFTQMAHLKVHMRIHTGEKPYSCPVCGKCFSRSDKIKRHLQTHSREGSYFSGQ, from the exons ATGACCAAACTGCAGTTTTTAAACGTTTTCTTGACGGAGCGGCTCATGCTTGCTGCGCAGGAGATCTACAAGTCTGTGGAGGACACAATCTTGGAATATCAGGAGGAAATAGCCATCCGAGAGCGCGAGAACGACCATCTGAGACGCAGGCTGCGAGATGCTGGGATTGAAATATGGCCAG ACCGTCCGTCATTGCCAATGCTGGAAGAGGAGGATGGCAATCATCCCCGACGCGAGTGGAGTCCCAGCATGGGCCACCAAGAGCGTATTCCCATCCAAATCAAGGATAAGGGAGACATCCGGGTCAGCCACGAAGAGCTCCACAACCACGGCTCTTGCAGCACATCAGAAAACATGTTCTCTCCCCCTCGTGTTGCAAATGAGTATGTGCAGGATGGCCCCCACACGTCCGCCTTGCCCTCGAGTCAAGGCGTGGAGAACAGGGAGCAGGATCCCGGCTCGCGGGGGTCCCTGAGGCACGTGAAGGCAGAGAGCGGAGTCAACCACAGAGGCCCCGTTTCCTCCAACAATGGCGGGCAGCCCCTCGCGCCTGTAAACCCAAACTGCTCAAATGAGAACAACATCGATATTATAGGAGTAGAGAACGGAGGACAGATGGTTGGTACGAAAGGAAACGGAACTGTGGCAAACAGGGGGCAGGCCTCTCATATGCGTAACCAAGGAAACAACGTCATGGAGTGCCCCCATCAGAAATCCCCCTTACCAGGCCACGTGTCGTCCTTTTGTTGCAAAGTTTGTGGCGAGGCATTCAGTCACGTCGGCCACCTGCACGTACACGTGCAGGTGCACACACGGGAGAAACCTTACCGCTGCGGCGTTTGCGGGAAGTGCTGCAGTTCCTCGGGCAGACTGCAGGAGCACCAGAGGAGccacactggagaaaaaccTTTCCGCTGCCAAATTTGTGGCAAGGGCTTCACCCAAATGGCTCACCTCAAAGTACACATGAGAATCCACACGGGGGAAAAGCCATATAGCTGCCCCGTATGTGGCAAGTGCTTCAGTCGCTCAGATAAAATCAAGAGGCATCTCCAGACGCATAGCCGTGAAGGGTCTTATTTTTCAGGGCAGTGA